One stretch of Arachis hypogaea cultivar Tifrunner chromosome 20, arahy.Tifrunner.gnm2.J5K5, whole genome shotgun sequence DNA includes these proteins:
- the LOC112783547 gene encoding mitochondrial import inner membrane translocase subunit TIM17-3-like: MEECLTMKESLDDALNSAGIGFVMGAIAGSPFHFFKSLCISPTHITTACHAVRLNAPRVGGKVAAWSALCSVSYDALCSVRQKNDSWNGIFAPAISSGLLSLCHRNLKASACFTMFGALMGTVSEVGSIMERKFSADRALKKLRKANGERQYPKMQ; encoded by the coding sequence ATGGAAGAATGCCTAACAATGAAAGAAAGCCTTGATGATGCCCTCAATTCAGCCGGCATTGGGTTCGTGATGGGCGCAATCGCCGGATCTCCCTTCCACTTCTTTAAGTCCCTTTGTATCTCTCCAACCCATATCACTACTGCTTGTCACGCCGTTCGCCTCAATGCACCCCGTGTGGGGGGCAAGGTTGCCGCCTGGTCTGCCCTCTGCAGTGTCTCCTACGACGCCTTGTGTTCTGTTCGTCAGAAGAACGACTCCTGGAATGGCATATTTGCCCCGGCCATCAGCAGCGGGCTGCTCTCCTTGTGCCACCGCAATCTCAAAGCCTCCGCATGCTTCACCATGTTTGGTGCTCTCATGGGCACAGTATCAGAGGTCGGCTCAATCATGGAGCGAAAGTTTTCGGCCGATCGCGCGCTTAAGAAATTGAGGAAGGCAAATGGAGAAAGGCAGTACCCAAAGATGCAATGA
- the LOC112783549 gene encoding uncharacterized protein — protein MSNKSETQNPHIIDSDQEDDLIVLAYEDVSEGIQACTRSLSGRMFSDRIFSVGTMEGALYATWNKPEGFRVVEKSRNQFQFFFENDSDVTRIERGSPWLFKNFVIHVRKWKQSINMEDNHISSFPVWA, from the coding sequence ATGAGCAACAAATCAGAGACACAAAACCCTCATATAATTGATAGTGATCAGGAGGATGACTTGATCGTTTTAGCTTATGAAGATGTTTCTGAAGGAATTCAAGCTTGTACACGGAGCCTGTCTGGAAGAATGTTCTCAGATCGGATCTTTTCCGTAGGTACCATGGAAGGAGCTCTCTATGCAACATGGAATAAACCAGAAGGATTCAGAGTAGTCGAAAAATCCAGGAACcagtttcaatttttctttgagaATGACTCTGATGTGACTCGAATTGAGAGAGGTTCACCTTGGTTATTCAAGAATTTTGTCATTCATGTTCGCAAATGGAAGCAGTCAATAAACATGGAGGATAATCACATCTCTTCTTTTCCTGTATGGGCATAA
- the LOC112785067 gene encoding uncharacterized protein: MFSKPSSSSSEVESDSEPEPEPEPDQIRVKGAAKNSIDHSNQPKRGKKAQDDHAAGSDEEDPNKSRDESKSIFQKAFSEKDEIGIEKAGKSTPKKALVPRSNGKGEAKSLDSNEGKRMSELCGTGLALTSMLRFDGIFGEPYGEGYIRKGIELLGVSKREEIEARWRKFEDAEKKLYAEIAEFYAEQAKLIYQVRKFNLNMEAKEVLDSLMGRRGAPPRCEIRGSRTRTLRVVSLKM; encoded by the exons ATGTTTTCCAAACCCTCGTCTTCTTCATCTGAAGTCGAATCGGATTCGGAGCCCGAGCCCGAGCCTGAGCCTGA CCAAATCCGGGTCAAAGGCGCAGCCAAGAACAGTATCGACCACTCGAACCAACCAAAGCGTGGGAAGAAGGCACAGGACGATCACGCCGCCGGCTCCGATGAAGAGGATCCGAATAAATCACGTGACGAGTCCAAATCCATCTTTCAGAAGGCTTTCAGTGAGAAAGATGAGATTGGTATCGAGAAGGCTGGGAAGAGTACTCCAAAGAAGGCACTAGTGCCTCGTTCAAATGGGAAAGGTGAAGCAAAGTCTTTGGATTCAAATGAAGGTAAAAGGATGAGTGAATTGTGTGGGACTGGTTTAGCTTTGACTTCAATGTTAAGGTTCGATGGGATTTTTGGTGAGCCTTACGGTGAAGGTTATATTAGAAAGGGAATAGAGTTGCTTGGAGTCTCAAAGAGAGAAGAGATCGAGGCTAGGTGGAGGAAGTTCGAAGATGCTGAAAAAAAATTGTATGCGGAGATAGCTGAATTCTATGCAGAACAAGCTAAGTTAATATATCAA GTTCggaaatttaatttgaatatggaagCAAAGGAAGTGTTGGACTCGCTTATGGGGAGGAGAGGTGCTCCACCTCGTTGTGAGATCAGAGGAAGCAGAACTCGGACCCTGCGAGTTGTGTCCctcaaaatgtaa